In a single window of the Syntrophorhabdaceae bacterium genome:
- a CDS encoding PaaI family thioesterase has product MDRCEDVRQKFNDCNVGRLLGIEVYEVEEGMARGRMLVRKDHINVFGGIHGGILFAFADHVGGACGNSLDYKALLVESTARFKKSAREGQTIYAQARLVHSRKKVDRIDITVTNEVGETLVTLNMVSFVVENAAKTS; this is encoded by the coding sequence ATGGACAGATGTGAGGATGTCCGGCAAAAATTCAATGACTGCAATGTGGGGCGTCTCCTCGGCATCGAGGTCTACGAGGTGGAAGAGGGGATGGCGCGCGGCAGGATGCTGGTCAGGAAGGACCATATCAACGTATTCGGCGGTATCCACGGCGGCATCCTTTTCGCCTTCGCGGACCATGTCGGCGGGGCCTGCGGGAACAGCTTAGACTATAAGGCACTTCTTGTCGAGTCCACGGCGCGCTTCAAGAAAAGCGCGAGGGAAGGGCAGACGATATACGCACAGGCCCGGCTTGTCCATTCACGAAAGAAGGTGGACAGAATAGATATCACCGTTACCAACGAGGTCGGTGAAACGCTCGTCACTCTGAACATGGTCTCATTTGTTGTGGAAAATGCGGCAAAGACTTCTTAA